TCATATCTAAAATGTTTTTGAGACGTTCGTTAGTTATTTTTTGAGTTAATGTGATGAATTTTCAATACGTCACAATATAGAGATGTTAATATATCAAATGTTCTCTCATATCCAAAATTTTCAATCCAAACGCGATCTTATgtaagaattttatttaaattgatgaatttgatatatacaatgtcattttcattttaaatatattactcGAGTTTCATTTGTAACGTTAAAATAGTTGATTGGATTTTTATCATgaataggtcttttgtgagacggtctcactaatatttatctgtgagatgggtcaaccctactgatagtcacaataaaaagtaatactctcagcataaaaaataatatttttcatgaattactcaaataagagatccgtcatataaaatacgatccgtgagattgtctcacactAATTTTTATCATTCATCATTTGTTGTTGAGATTTACAACCATTCGTTAAATTGACCAGATTGCCATTACGTTGTAGGAGTAAGGGCATGTTGGTGGACCCCATGCGTTAGGTCGGTAATCGCCTCAATGTTTATTATATAAATGGCCACACGGGCTTCTAATTTCTCACAAGATCAGTCTCTCTCTTTCCATCTTCATCTCTCATTCGGTCTTCTGTGGTAACAATGGTTCAACTGAAGAAAGTGCTCTCCGGCGAGATCAAACTGAAGAAAAATCTTTCGTTTCCAGGCGCCGTAGTAATGCCGGAACCCGACGTTCAAGTCATTACCTCATGTGGCTCGCGAATTCCGGCGCACTCAAAAATCCTCGTACGTTCTCTATCTGTTTgaattttttggaattttttgttttcttttaacaTTTGTGTGACTCGTCTTATTCAATTTAAAAGGAATAAATTCGACggcatttttttttgaaaatcttcgTTTGATTGTGATGTATGTTAGTTTTTTCATTTCGTTTTTTCGTTTCtctttctgaattctgttgAAAACGCTATATTTCGTTTTTTCGTTTCTCGTTTTTGTCAAATGCTGAGATATGATGAATTTCGGTGCTTTTCTAAAGCAAATTCGTTTGAATTCtggttttctttttaattaatattactGGTACAATCGTGCAGGCCTCTGCATCACCGGTTTTAGAGAATATAGTAGAGAGGCGGCAAAAGGGCAAGGGCTCGGAACGGAAAATTCCAATTCTTGGCGTTCCGTACGACGCCGTTTCCGTGTTCCTGCAATATCTTTATTCCTCCGAGTAAGTTTCAATTGACTCGCGGAAACCTGTGTGATAGATCTTTAGTaattttggttttataaaatttatttcctctgtttatagaagattttttattttttattttgaaaaaagaatATCTGATTTCTCGGGTCACCAGTCCAATATTGAAATTTAGCTTCTTGTTCAAGTATCAGCAGTTCATTTTAAGTTCTCTGCATTAGTTAAGGCAACTCAATGATACGAACATTTCTTTATAGTCCCCAACGGGTGGATATTTGGGACTAAAAACAAAGATGCATAAGTTGGTTTCCAAACTCAACATGATTTTTGTATTCAGGTGTGGAGAAGATCAAATGGACAAATATGGCATGCACTTGCTAGCTTTGTCACACGTATACATggttccacaactgaagcaggtATGCTCGAAGGGGTTATCACAAAGGTTGAATGTTGAGAATGTAGTGGATGTGCTTCAGCTTGCAAGATTGTGCGATGCGCCTGATCTTCACCTTAAATGCATGAGATTGCTGTCTAATAAATTCAAAGCTGTTGAGAAGACCGAGGGATGGAGGTTCTTGCAGAATAACGATCCATATCTCGAGCTCGAGATTCTGCAGTTCTTCGATGAAACCGAATCAGTATGTCCCGTTTCCTATTTTAATTGAAATGATGCAAATTTAGAGTCTTGTGAGAAGTGAAAGTTGGGATTCTTCATTTGTAACAACAGTTTTGGCCCCCTTTTTGTTGTGTAGAGGAAAAAGAGGACAAGAAGGCGTAGAGCAGATCAGAATTTGTATGTTCAACTAAGTGAAGCCATGGATTGCCTTGAGCACATATGCACCGAGGGATGCACTAGTGTAGGTCCATACAACATGGATCCGTGCAAACACAAGGGTCCATGTACCAAGTATTCGACCTGCCACGGTCTTCAGCTTCTGATCAAGCATTTCGGCACTTGTGCGAAGAGGGCTAATGGAGGATGTTCGCATTGTAAGCGTATGTGGCAACTTTTCAAGTTGCACTCCTCTATCTGT
This Primulina huaijiensis isolate GDHJ02 unplaced genomic scaffold, ASM1229523v2 scaffold207844, whole genome shotgun sequence DNA region includes the following protein-coding sequences:
- the LOC140966742 gene encoding BTB/POZ and TAZ domain-containing protein 2-like isoform X1; its protein translation is MVQLKKVLSGEIKLKKNLSFPGAVVMPEPDVQVITSCGSRIPAHSKILASASPVLENIVERRQKGKGSERKIPILGVPYDAVSVFLQYLYSSECGEDQMDKYGMHLLALSHVYMVPQLKQVCSKGLSQRLNVENVVDVLQLARLCDAPDLHLKCMRLLSNKFKAVEKTEGWRFLQNNDPYLELEILQFFDETESRKKRTRRRRADQNLYVQLSEAMDCLEHICTEGCTSVGPYNMDPCKHKGPCTKYSTCHGLQLLIKHFGTCAKRANGGCSHCKRMWQLFKLHSSICDQPDECRVPLCRQFKLKANQVRRGNDAQWRLLVKKVISAKTVSSLSLPKMNKTPVDQHLQSF
- the LOC140966742 gene encoding BTB/POZ and TAZ domain-containing protein 2-like isoform X2, producing MVQLKKVLSGEIKLKKNLSFPGAVVMPEPDVQVITSCGSRIPAHSKILASASPVLENIVERRQKGKGSERKIPILGVPYDAVSVFLQYLYSSECGEDQMDKYGMHLLALSHVYMVPQLKQVCSKGLSQRLNVENVVDVLQLARLCDAPDLHLKCMRLLSNKFKAVEKTEGWRFLQNNDPYLELEILQFFDETESRKKRTRRRRADQNLYVQLSEAMDCLEHICTEGCTSVGPYNMDPCKHKGPCTKYSTCHGLQLLIKHFGTCAKRANGGCSHCKRMWQLFKLHSSICDQPDECRVPLCR